The following coding sequences are from one Saccopteryx bilineata isolate mSacBil1 chromosome 3, mSacBil1_pri_phased_curated, whole genome shotgun sequence window:
- the C3H19orf81 gene encoding putative uncharacterized protein C19orf81 homolog, producing MGSAMCRECEKEVTEQVTFTLNSERMQQEVEPLCCSIVGTPAMHREAGALLVDLKTLEETQAWSLGRPSKPSKQYLRQVIVEYEALDRELPCIRKFPKPPTAQPLCLCMEASPEEDLTHLELLEALEAELPEAMDNGRVSSIRFENMNVICGTAGRKNRWLITVKDFQTRSRLLRSGLRLRGLVHPLVRYDNLMLGDYRLHLRRSLVRRRMLEALGAEPTEEDK from the exons ATGGGAAGTGCCAtgtgcagggagtgtgagaaggAGGTCACAGAGCAAGTGACATTTACACTGAACTCAGAAAG GATGCAGCAAGAGGTGGAGCCTCTGTGCTGCTCCATCGTGGGCACCCCCGCTATGCACAGGGAAGCAG gagccctccTTGTGGACCTCAAGACCTTAGAAGAGACTCAGGCTTGGAGCCTCGGCAGGCCCAGCAAACCCTC GAAGCAGTACCTGCGCCAGGTCATTGTGGAATATGAGGCGCTGGACCGAGAGCTCCCATGCATCCGGAAATTTCCCAAGCCACCCACTGCCCAGCCCCTCTGCCTGTGCATGGAGGCCTCG CCTGAGGAGGACCttacccatctggagctgctggagGCTTTGGAGGCCGAATTACCCGAGGCCATGGACAACGGCCGCGTGAGCAGCATCCGCTTTGAGAACATGAACGTCATCTGTGGGACCGCGGGGCGCAAGAACCG GTGGCTCATCACGGTCAAGGACTTCCAGACCCGCTCTCGCCTGCTGCGCTCCGGACTCCGCCTCCGCGGTCTCGTGCACCCCCTAGTGCGCTACGACAACCTGATGCTGGGCGATTACCGCTTGCACCTGCGCCGCTCCCTGGTCCGACGGCGCATGCTCGAGGCTCTGGGGGCGGAGCCGACCGAGGAAGACAAGTAG